Proteins from a genomic interval of uncultured Methanocorpusculum sp.:
- a CDS encoding DNA-directed RNA polymerase subunit A', with the protein MTSPKRIGKIEFGILSPKAIRDMSVCKVIWPDTYDDDGFPYPKGLMDPSLGVIDPGLRCKTCGQKQGECPGHFGHIDLAKPVIHVGYTRLIRKLLRVTCRDCGRLLLDKEEIERFSALEDDPYSAETIGEKDIKKERICPYCGDQQFKINFEKPTSFVEIVTEMGEDGKVHKSERKLTSADIRERLEKIPDDDLRLLGIDPEVARPEWTVLTVLPVPPVTVRPSIILENGQRSEDDLTHKLVDIIRINQRLKENQDAGAPQLIIEDLWELLQYHVTTYLDNEVAGCPPARHRSGRPLKTLSQRLKGKDGRFRGSLSGKRVNFSARTVISPDPNLSIGEVGIPLAIANEMSVPVRVTKQNLEDMRALIRIGQHRPTLRDPCGANYVNRPDGRRIRLIAGEEGNCDTVAEMIEPGWKIDRQLRDGDIVLFNRQPSLHRMSIMSHHIKVMNGRTFRLNPAVCPPYNADFDGDEMNLHVPQTEEARAEAELLVAVQENILSPRFGGPIIGGLHDHISGIFLLTNQLKWYTKSEFLYLLKYTAMEHLPEPGKVENGIPYWSNKQAFSMILPKDVNMFYKATCCRNCDPCTKNTFCPNDAFVRIVDGELISGTIDKKSVGAMDGAILNRIIRLHGTQRAKEYIDDLTKLSIRAIMLYGFSYGINDTDLGKEEYKQIRDVLDTAEHDVANRINIFEQGHLEPMPGRTPEETLEMQVMKELGKARDRTGDIASRHLGFENSAVVMAVSGARGSMLNIAQMAGCIGQQAVRGERIVRGYEDRTLPHFKRGDKGADAHGFVRNSYKSGLNPTEFFFHAIGGREGLVDTAVRTSQSGYLQRRMINALQDLKVAYDGTVRSTGGKIIQFVYGEDGTDPAKSASGLPVDVKGIAESVLKEEI; encoded by the coding sequence ATGACCTCGCCAAAGAGAATCGGCAAGATCGAGTTCGGTATCCTTTCACCGAAAGCGATTCGCGACATGAGTGTCTGTAAGGTCATCTGGCCGGACACCTACGACGACGACGGATTCCCCTACCCGAAAGGTCTCATGGACCCGAGTCTCGGTGTTATCGACCCGGGACTTCGCTGCAAGACCTGCGGTCAGAAGCAGGGCGAGTGTCCCGGCCACTTTGGTCACATCGATCTCGCAAAACCGGTTATCCATGTAGGATACACCCGCCTGATCAGAAAACTTCTCCGTGTCACCTGCCGTGACTGCGGCCGGCTTCTTCTCGACAAGGAAGAGATCGAACGCTTCTCCGCACTTGAAGACGATCCCTACTCCGCCGAAACCATTGGCGAGAAGGATATCAAGAAGGAGCGTATCTGCCCTTACTGCGGTGATCAGCAGTTCAAGATCAACTTCGAGAAGCCGACCTCGTTCGTCGAGATCGTCACCGAGATGGGCGAGGACGGAAAAGTCCACAAGTCGGAACGCAAACTGACCTCTGCCGACATCCGTGAACGCCTCGAAAAGATCCCGGACGACGACCTCCGTCTTCTCGGTATCGACCCCGAAGTTGCAAGACCCGAATGGACCGTTCTTACCGTCCTTCCGGTCCCGCCGGTAACGGTCCGCCCGTCCATTATCCTTGAAAACGGTCAGAGATCCGAGGATGATCTGACCCACAAGCTTGTGGATATCATCAGGATCAACCAGCGCTTAAAGGAAAACCAGGACGCAGGTGCCCCGCAGCTCATTATCGAAGATCTGTGGGAACTTCTCCAGTACCACGTCACCACCTACCTCGACAACGAGGTCGCAGGATGCCCGCCGGCAAGACACCGGTCCGGCAGACCGCTCAAGACGCTCTCTCAGCGTCTGAAAGGTAAAGACGGCCGTTTCCGCGGATCCTTATCCGGTAAGCGTGTCAACTTCTCCGCCCGTACGGTCATCTCTCCGGACCCGAACCTTTCGATCGGCGAAGTCGGTATTCCGCTTGCGATCGCAAACGAGATGTCCGTTCCGGTCAGAGTGACCAAGCAGAACCTTGAGGATATGCGTGCGCTTATCCGGATCGGTCAGCACAGACCGACCCTTCGCGACCCCTGCGGTGCGAACTATGTCAACAGACCCGACGGCCGCCGTATCAGACTGATCGCCGGCGAAGAAGGTAACTGCGACACTGTCGCCGAAATGATCGAACCCGGATGGAAGATCGACAGACAGCTGCGTGACGGAGATATCGTTCTCTTCAACCGTCAGCCGTCTCTGCACCGTATGTCCATCATGTCCCACCACATCAAAGTCATGAACGGCAGAACGTTCCGCCTTAACCCGGCAGTATGTCCCCCGTACAACGCAGACTTTGATGGAGATGAAATGAACCTGCACGTTCCTCAGACCGAGGAAGCACGTGCAGAAGCGGAACTTCTCGTCGCGGTCCAGGAAAACATTCTCTCGCCGCGTTTCGGCGGTCCGATCATCGGCGGTCTTCACGACCACATCTCCGGTATCTTCCTGCTGACGAACCAGCTGAAGTGGTACACGAAATCCGAGTTCCTCTATCTCCTGAAATACACCGCGATGGAGCACCTTCCCGAGCCGGGCAAGGTCGAAAACGGTATTCCCTACTGGAGCAACAAACAGGCATTCTCGATGATCCTGCCAAAGGACGTCAACATGTTCTACAAAGCGACATGCTGCCGGAACTGCGATCCCTGTACGAAGAACACGTTCTGCCCGAACGATGCCTTCGTCAGAATCGTCGACGGAGAACTTATCAGCGGAACCATCGACAAGAAGTCTGTCGGAGCAATGGACGGAGCCATCCTTAACAGGATCATCCGTCTGCACGGTACGCAGCGTGCAAAAGAGTATATCGACGATCTGACGAAGCTCTCGATCCGTGCAATCATGCTGTACGGATTCTCGTACGGTATCAACGATACCGATCTCGGTAAGGAAGAGTACAAGCAGATCCGCGATGTGCTCGACACTGCAGAACACGATGTCGCCAACCGTATCAATATCTTCGAGCAGGGACACTTAGAGCCCATGCCCGGAAGAACGCCTGAAGAGACCCTTGAAATGCAGGTCATGAAAGAGCTGGGTAAAGCCCGTGACCGGACTGGTGATATCGCATCCCGTCACTTAGGTTTCGAAAACTCCGCTGTGGTCATGGCCGTTTCCGGAGCAAGAGGTTCGATGCTGAACATCGCACAGATGGCCGGTTGTATCGGTCAGCAGGCAGTGCGTGGTGAGCGTATCGTTCGTGGATACGAAGACCGCACCCTCCCGCACTTCAAACGTGGCGACAAAGGGGCGGATGCGCATGGTTTCGTCCGCAATTCCTACAAGTCCGGTCTGAACCCGACCGAGTTCTTCTTCCATGCAATCGGAGGTCGTGAAGGTCTTGTGGATACTGCAGTTCGTACATCCCAGTCCGGTTACCTCCAGCGTCGTATGATCAACGCACTGCAGGATCTCAAAGTCGCGTACGACGGAACCGTCCGCAGTACCGGTGGAAAGATCATCCAGTTCGTCTACGGAGAAGACGGTACCGACCCGGCCAAGTCCGCTTCCGGTCTGCCGGTCGATGTCAAGGGTATTGCCGAATCCGTTCTCAAGGAGGAGATCTAA
- a CDS encoding DNA-directed RNA polymerase subunit B' gives MEKKMARVFVDGALIGKVDDAYGFTRNFRQMRRSGHVSTEVNISYKNYSNEIVINTDRGRGRRPLIVVENGVPAVTPEDIEIVRSSAEDFMALVSQGKIEFIDAEEEDDLFIAVQEADLTPDHTHLEIDPSLILGIGAAHVPFPEHNASPRVTMGAGMIKQALGFAQANMKLRPDTRGHMLHYAQVPMVHTQAAELIGSDNRPQGQNFCVAIISHEGYNIEDALIFNKASVERGVGRSHFFRTYEGEERRYPGGQVDRIELPEEDVQGSHGIGSYANLDVDGIINPETVVNEKDVLIGKTSPPRFLEEPTGELIAVEKRHDTSITMRSNETGIVDTVIITESENSSRLVKVRTRDLRVPEIGDKFASRHGQKGVCGLITPQENIPFTAAGIAPDLVINPHAVPSRMTIGHMLEMIGGKAGSLEGSRVNATSFRKTQVEKIFDSTFAQNRLLNDKEIGKDVKSSTLTREQVLRHQLAEAGFAHTGREVMYDGITGRRFQADIYIGVIYYQKLYHMVSTKMHARSRGPVQVLTRQPTEGRAREGGLRFGEMERDVMIGHGAAMALKERLLDESDAVKQYVCARCGMVAMYDAKQKMTRCLACGAETDIYEVEMSYAFKLLLDEMKSMGIAPRLRLEDMV, from the coding sequence ATGGAAAAGAAAATGGCACGCGTATTCGTGGACGGCGCTTTGATTGGAAAAGTCGATGATGCCTATGGATTCACCAGAAACTTCAGACAGATGCGCAGATCGGGGCACGTCTCGACCGAAGTCAATATTTCATACAAAAATTACAGTAACGAGATCGTTATCAATACCGACCGCGGACGGGGCCGCAGACCCCTGATCGTCGTCGAAAACGGCGTCCCGGCAGTCACGCCCGAAGATATCGAGATCGTCAGATCCAGTGCTGAAGACTTTATGGCACTGGTCTCCCAGGGTAAGATCGAGTTCATCGATGCGGAAGAGGAGGATGACCTCTTTATCGCAGTTCAGGAAGCTGATCTCACCCCCGATCACACTCACCTCGAGATCGACCCGTCCCTTATCCTTGGTATCGGGGCAGCACACGTTCCGTTCCCGGAACACAACGCATCGCCGCGTGTTACGATGGGTGCGGGTATGATCAAACAGGCACTGGGTTTCGCCCAGGCAAACATGAAGCTCCGGCCCGATACCCGCGGTCATATGCTTCACTACGCCCAGGTCCCGATGGTGCACACTCAGGCAGCCGAACTTATCGGTTCCGACAACCGCCCGCAGGGTCAGAACTTCTGTGTGGCTATCATCTCCCACGAAGGATACAATATTGAAGATGCACTCATCTTCAACAAAGCCTCGGTCGAACGCGGAGTAGGCCGTTCCCACTTCTTCAGAACCTACGAAGGAGAGGAACGCAGATATCCCGGAGGACAGGTCGACAGGATCGAGCTGCCCGAAGAGGATGTCCAGGGTTCCCACGGAATCGGTTCCTACGCAAACCTCGATGTCGACGGAATCATCAACCCCGAGACCGTCGTCAATGAAAAAGATGTTCTCATCGGCAAGACCTCCCCGCCGCGTTTCCTCGAGGAACCGACCGGAGAACTGATTGCCGTTGAAAAACGCCACGACACGTCCATCACAATGAGAAGCAACGAGACCGGTATCGTCGACACTGTCATCATCACCGAGTCCGAAAACTCCTCACGCCTTGTTAAAGTCAGAACGCGTGACCTCCGTGTCCCGGAAATCGGCGACAAGTTCGCATCCCGTCACGGCCAGAAAGGTGTCTGCGGTCTTATCACTCCGCAGGAAAACATACCGTTCACCGCAGCAGGTATCGCGCCCGATCTCGTTATCAACCCGCACGCAGTCCCGTCACGTATGACCATCGGCCATATGCTCGAGATGATCGGCGGTAAAGCCGGATCGCTCGAAGGTTCCCGCGTGAACGCGACTTCTTTCAGAAAGACCCAGGTCGAGAAGATCTTCGACTCTACCTTCGCACAGAACCGTCTCTTAAACGACAAAGAGATCGGCAAAGATGTGAAATCCAGCACCCTCACCCGTGAGCAGGTCTTGAGACACCAGCTTGCCGAGGCAGGATTTGCCCACACCGGCCGTGAAGTCATGTACGACGGTATCACCGGCCGCAGATTCCAGGCCGACATCTATATCGGCGTTATCTACTACCAGAAACTCTACCACATGGTATCTACCAAGATGCATGCACGGTCCAGAGGTCCGGTCCAGGTCCTTACCCGTCAGCCGACCGAAGGACGTGCCCGTGAAGGAGGTCTTCGTTTCGGTGAAATGGAACGTGATGTGATGATCGGTCACGGTGCCGCAATGGCACTCAAAGAGCGTCTCCTTGACGAGTCCGACGCAGTAAAGCAGTACGTCTGCGCACGCTGCGGAATGGTCGCCATGTACGATGCCAAGCAGAAGATGACCCGGTGTCTCGCCTGCGGTGCAGAAACAGATATTTACGAAGTCGAAATGAGTTACGCATTCAAACTTCTCCTTGACGAGATGAAGAGTATGGGTATAGCTCCCAGACTGAGACTGGAGGATATGGTATGA
- a CDS encoding DNA-directed RNA polymerase subunit B'' — protein MIDRSVLSGAYFSQEHVARHQLDSYNNFVQFNLQKVVDEQRIVETEIVNRGKNQEAVWVELGKIRVEKPIVREADGSQSKLYPAEARLRNLSYAAPMILEMTLHQGDKVYPVQETTIGQLPVMIGSQVCNLCGLSQEERTEQGEDPSDPGGYFIVNGTERVLMTLEDLASNKIMTEFTERYNEQIHVSKVFSQFRGYRALVVVEKNKKNLLDVSFPSIAGHLRFADLVRALGLESDEEIVSAVSLSEDVLTYMMQNLEESECATVEEGVMYVGKKLAPNQTKDYQRKRAEFVLDSYLLPHLNYAIPGSLKPGDEGYEVYAKDVRIAKAEFLGRMAEACFDLALNKRRIDDKDHYSNKRLKLAGDLMEDLFRISLNRLTRDVKYQLERARMRHRELAIGTVVRADVLTERLIHPLATGNWVGGRTGVSQLMDRVDHMSVISHLRRVISPLSRSQPHFEARDLHPTQWGRICPSETPEGPNCGLVKNFAQLVEISKGTDEDEVLRIIQGMKIQPIRSE, from the coding sequence ATGATTGACAGAAGCGTATTATCAGGCGCGTACTTTTCCCAGGAACACGTTGCACGCCACCAGCTGGATTCCTATAACAATTTTGTCCAGTTTAACCTCCAGAAAGTCGTAGACGAACAGCGTATCGTCGAGACCGAAATCGTCAACAGAGGAAAGAACCAGGAGGCCGTATGGGTCGAACTGGGAAAGATCCGCGTTGAAAAACCCATCGTCAGGGAAGCCGACGGTTCACAGAGCAAGCTCTATCCGGCCGAAGCCCGCCTAAGAAACCTTTCCTATGCGGCCCCGATGATCCTTGAAATGACCCTTCACCAGGGAGACAAAGTCTATCCGGTCCAGGAAACCACCATCGGTCAGCTGCCGGTCATGATCGGCAGTCAGGTCTGTAACCTCTGCGGCCTTTCCCAGGAAGAGAGAACCGAACAGGGCGAAGACCCGAGCGACCCCGGAGGATACTTCATCGTCAACGGAACCGAACGCGTTCTGATGACGCTCGAAGATCTTGCAAGCAACAAGATCATGACCGAGTTCACCGAGAGATACAACGAGCAGATCCACGTATCCAAAGTGTTCTCCCAGTTCCGCGGCTACCGTGCACTTGTCGTTGTCGAGAAAAACAAGAAGAACCTCCTCGACGTCTCCTTCCCGAGCATTGCCGGCCACCTGCGGTTTGCCGACCTCGTGCGTGCGCTTGGCCTTGAGTCCGATGAAGAGATCGTATCGGCCGTCTCACTCTCTGAAGATGTCCTCACCTACATGATGCAGAACCTCGAAGAAAGCGAATGCGCCACCGTCGAGGAAGGTGTCATGTATGTCGGTAAGAAACTTGCACCCAACCAGACCAAGGATTACCAGAGAAAACGCGCCGAGTTCGTTTTGGACAGCTACCTCCTGCCGCACTTAAACTACGCCATTCCCGGCTCCTTAAAGCCCGGAGACGAAGGCTACGAAGTGTATGCAAAGGACGTCCGGATCGCCAAAGCCGAATTCCTCGGCAGAATGGCAGAGGCATGTTTCGACCTCGCACTCAACAAGAGGAGAATCGACGACAAAGATCACTACTCCAACAAGCGTCTCAAGCTTGCCGGTGATCTGATGGAGGATCTGTTCCGTATCTCGCTGAACAGACTTACCCGCGATGTAAAATACCAGCTCGAACGCGCCCGTATGAGACACAGAGAACTCGCGATCGGAACCGTCGTCCGTGCGGATGTCCTGACCGAACGCCTGATCCACCCGCTCGCAACCGGAAACTGGGTCGGCGGAAGAACTGGTGTCTCCCAGCTTATGGACCGCGTCGACCACATGTCGGTTATCTCCCACCTTCGCAGAGTCATCTCTCCGCTGTCCAGATCCCAGCCCCACTTCGAGGCCCGTGATCTGCACCCAACCCAGTGGGGACGCATCTGTCCGTCCGAAACTCCGGAAGGACCGAACTGCGGTTTAGTGAAGAACTTTGCCCAGCTTGTCGAGATCAGTAAAGGAACCGACGAGGACGAGGTCCTCCGTATTATACAGGGCATGAAGATCCAACCGATCAGGAGCGAATAA
- a CDS encoding DNA-directed RNA polymerase subunit H: MTRLNVLLHEMVPDHQIMTEEDVKNLLVTFDITEDHLPKIYHDDPAVKACGAKPGNVITIVRKSQTAGEATSYRLVVRRPKK; this comes from the coding sequence ATGACAAGACTCAATGTATTACTGCATGAGATGGTCCCCGACCATCAGATCATGACTGAAGAAGACGTCAAAAATCTTCTCGTAACCTTCGACATCACGGAAGATCACCTTCCCAAAATCTATCACGATGACCCGGCTGTAAAAGCCTGCGGCGCAAAACCCGGAAACGTCATTACGATCGTAAGAAAGAGCCAGACAGCAGGCGAAGCCACATCCTACCGCCTTGTTGTAAGAAGGCCGAAAAAATAA
- a CDS encoding phosphate-starvation-inducible PsiE family protein, protein MADMDMFPRTQRFLVKGCSLVTIAIYVLIAALLIITAILGALETIGMIRIALESPTQGSLTNVLQGILLIIVIATLIDMVQSYVLAGRVLIRPILIAGVTTMVRRLLVTDLTFIDIIGTTIVILGLTVAMIYLGREDRYVATFLTAKEGKNEKEESLE, encoded by the coding sequence ATGGCAGATATGGATATGTTCCCACGGACCCAGCGGTTTCTGGTGAAGGGATGCAGCCTGGTGACGATCGCAATATACGTCCTTATTGCAGCTCTTTTGATAATTACAGCCATTCTCGGGGCGCTCGAGACCATAGGCATGATCCGTATTGCGCTGGAAAGCCCCACGCAGGGATCCCTCACGAACGTCCTGCAGGGCATTCTTCTGATCATCGTTATCGCGACCTTGATCGATATGGTGCAGTCATATGTGCTGGCAGGGCGCGTACTGATCAGACCGATTCTGATAGCGGGCGTCACGACGATGGTCAGAAGACTTCTGGTGACTGATCTGACGTTCATCGATATCATCGGGACGACGATCGTGATCCTCGGCCTTACGGTCGCAATGATCTATCTCGGGCGTGAGGATCGGTATGTTGCTACATTTTTGACGGCAAAAGAAGGGAAAAACGAGAAGGAAGAAAGCCTGGAGTAA
- a CDS encoding MATE family efflux transporter, with translation MKESSNILTDGPVGKALFIVALPIIISNLLQSVLEVVDMYFIGKLWDVSIAGGTMSIMVLMVLTTVIFGIVTATAAFVSRAYGSEKFERIQVILLHSLYLALGFSAILAVIGLFFSENLFLLMGAYPDVAAEGARFLTPMLMGLFVMVILITLTTVFQSTGDSRTPMYVMLGVNVVNIILNPTLIIGLGGLPACGIAGSAYASLISRAIGVMLLIGVMYLLPSKKNSPIKFPKKWTFEPKLIKDIVVIAIPSAIQRGIRSVAFLSMTTIIAVYGTAAVAAYGICQIVPLSYFLVAIAGQLIVQVGLAAFFAFSGYSIQYIWYAVVCGTVVMFCFDLFFYMRGGWKTKKLRIDSEETPAAN, from the coding sequence ATGAAAGAATCCAGCAATATCCTTACTGACGGACCGGTCGGAAAAGCCCTGTTTATAGTGGCGCTTCCGATTATCATCAGTAATCTTCTTCAAAGCGTGCTGGAAGTCGTGGACATGTATTTCATCGGGAAACTGTGGGATGTGTCCATCGCGGGAGGGACCATGAGTATTATGGTTTTAATGGTCCTGACCACGGTGATTTTCGGCATCGTGACGGCCACTGCCGCATTTGTTTCACGAGCCTACGGCTCGGAGAAGTTTGAACGTATTCAGGTCATCCTGCTCCATTCCCTCTATCTGGCGCTCGGGTTTTCCGCGATCCTTGCAGTGATAGGCTTGTTCTTTTCGGAGAATCTGTTTTTGCTGATGGGAGCGTATCCCGACGTCGCGGCTGAAGGAGCGAGATTCCTTACGCCGATGCTTATGGGTCTGTTTGTAATGGTGATCCTGATTACACTGACGACGGTGTTCCAAAGTACGGGAGATTCAAGAACACCCATGTATGTGATGCTTGGGGTCAATGTAGTGAATATTATCCTGAACCCGACCCTGATTATAGGTCTTGGCGGCCTGCCAGCATGCGGGATCGCCGGTTCGGCGTATGCGTCGCTTATTTCAAGGGCGATAGGAGTGATGCTTCTGATCGGCGTGATGTATCTTCTGCCGTCAAAGAAGAACAGTCCGATCAAGTTCCCAAAAAAGTGGACGTTCGAGCCGAAGCTGATCAAGGATATCGTGGTGATCGCGATACCGTCGGCTATCCAGAGGGGGATCAGAAGCGTGGCGTTCCTTTCCATGACGACGATCATTGCAGTCTATGGAACGGCCGCGGTGGCGGCATACGGTATCTGCCAGATCGTGCCGCTTTCCTATTTCCTCGTGGCGATCGCCGGTCAGCTGATCGTGCAGGTCGGGCTTGCCGCATTCTTCGCCTTCAGCGGGTATTCGATCCAGTATATCTGGTATGCAGTCGTCTGCGGAACGGTCGTGATGTTCTGTTTCGATCTGTTCTTCTACATGCGCGGAGGCTGGAAGACGAAGAAGCTGAGAATCGACAGCGAAGAAACGCCTGCCGCAAACTAA
- the mutL gene encoding DNA mismatch repair endonuclease MutL, translating to MSRVKILDEETISHIAAGEVVERAASVVKELVENAVDADAGIIRIGISADKTGITRISVTDDGIGMDFDDALLAFRQHATSKISRPEDLDGITTLGFRGEALASIAAISKVTFTTKERGSSLPEAARVVIHGGDLISHAAVGAPEGTSIIIEALFYNTPARRKFQKSVPTELSHVYDMVERIALSNRHISFVLLYNGKERFQTFGTGSYPDVIAAVFGASFSKELTPVAGSFGPVKIDGWITRPGSEMKTTQTRFYLSINGRQVTSRQLQWAIREGYGTLLPKGMYPAAFLDIILDPRDVDVNVHPTKREVRLSREREVMRYVQDAIYASLHVERVFSTSTTTPAPTLTRETITTLPAEIVGEPVPAYAGKRETNETRQAPLKQTEKQLRRTETYDLPETDLFVPEVLGQIGDTYILAKNESGDLIVVDQHAAHERIMYDQLLARSSSAEAGQELIVPQPITLTKKETAALPDLLDVLASAGYLLEPFGKDVWMVRSVSVVSSKLGDPDVIHAILEAALDGVGSTDEVLERVLKTAACRAVVKGNTPLTIEQMQRLLRQLMATKSPYTCPHGRPTTIVLSKARLAGMFLRT from the coding sequence ATGAGCCGGGTAAAAATCCTCGATGAAGAGACGATCAGTCATATCGCGGCCGGCGAAGTGGTCGAGCGTGCCGCGTCCGTCGTGAAAGAGCTCGTCGAAAACGCCGTGGACGCGGATGCCGGGATCATCCGGATCGGCATCTCTGCCGACAAAACCGGGATCACTCGGATATCCGTCACGGACGACGGGATCGGGATGGACTTCGACGACGCTCTTCTGGCCTTCCGCCAGCATGCGACAAGCAAGATATCCCGGCCCGAGGATCTCGACGGGATCACCACGCTCGGGTTCCGCGGCGAGGCTCTCGCCAGCATCGCGGCGATCTCGAAGGTGACCTTCACGACAAAGGAACGCGGCTCCTCCTTGCCCGAGGCGGCCCGCGTGGTGATCCACGGTGGCGATCTGATCTCGCACGCGGCCGTCGGTGCGCCGGAAGGAACGAGCATTATCATCGAGGCACTTTTTTACAACACCCCCGCCCGGCGCAAGTTCCAGAAGTCCGTTCCAACCGAGTTGTCCCATGTGTACGACATGGTCGAGCGGATCGCCCTTTCGAACCGGCACATCTCGTTTGTTCTGCTCTACAACGGCAAAGAACGGTTCCAGACCTTTGGGACCGGCTCGTATCCCGACGTGATCGCCGCGGTGTTCGGTGCATCCTTTTCCAAAGAGCTGACCCCGGTCGCGGGCAGTTTCGGCCCGGTCAAGATCGACGGATGGATCACGCGGCCCGGCTCCGAGATGAAGACGACCCAGACGCGGTTTTATCTCTCGATAAACGGCCGGCAGGTGACGTCCCGGCAGCTCCAGTGGGCGATCCGCGAAGGATACGGCACGCTTCTTCCAAAGGGCATGTATCCGGCGGCGTTCCTCGACATCATCCTCGACCCCCGGGACGTGGATGTGAACGTGCATCCGACAAAGCGGGAGGTCCGCCTCTCCCGCGAGAGGGAAGTGATGCGGTACGTTCAGGATGCGATTTATGCATCCCTGCATGTAGAGCGGGTCTTTTCCACCTCCACCACCACTCCCGCGCCCACCCTCACCCGAGAGACCATCACGACCCTCCCGGCAGAGATCGTCGGCGAGCCGGTGCCTGCATATGCCGGAAAGCGGGAGACGAACGAGACGAGGCAGGCTCCTCTCAAACAGACGGAGAAGCAGCTTCGGCGGACCGAAACGTATGATCTGCCGGAGACCGATCTGTTCGTCCCTGAAGTCCTCGGCCAGATCGGGGACACCTATATTCTTGCGAAGAACGAATCAGGCGACCTGATCGTCGTCGACCAGCATGCGGCCCACGAGCGGATCATGTATGATCAGCTCCTCGCCCGCTCATCGTCCGCGGAGGCCGGGCAGGAACTTATCGTTCCCCAACCCATCACGCTGACGAAAAAAGAAACCGCCGCCCTTCCCGACCTGCTGGATGTTCTCGCTTCCGCGGGATATCTTCTCGAGCCGTTTGGAAAAGACGTCTGGATGGTCCGTTCCGTTTCGGTCGTCTCCTCGAAGCTCGGCGACCCTGACGTCATCCACGCGATCCTCGAAGCGGCGCTGGACGGGGTGGGGAGCACCGACGAGGTCCTTGAACGGGTGCTCAAGACCGCCGCGTGCCGTGCTGTTGTGAAAGGGAATACGCCACTGACAATCGAACAGATGCAGCGTCTCTTACGCCAGCTCATGGCGACAAAATCCCCGTACACCTGCCCTCACGGAAGGCCTACAACTATCGTTCTCTCGAAAGCACGATTGGCAGGCATGTTCCTGAGAACGTGA